One stretch of Pedobacter riviphilus DNA includes these proteins:
- a CDS encoding SDR family oxidoreductase, with protein sequence MKTQKTPAKQNKQPGIEVKMNPRPEVIKADYKGAAKLNDKVALITGGDSGIGRSVAVHFAREGANVAIVYLDEDIDAKETQKMVETEGKQCLLIKGDVKKSSFCRKAVETTVKKFGKINILVNNAGMQVPQKDPKKIDDKQLEDTFRTNIFGYFYFAHEVLEYFHAGDTIINTTSVTAYRSSPNLIDYSSTKGAITSFTRSLATNLAKTGIRVNAVAPGPVWTPLIVSTFDEKKIKSFGSETAMERAGQPSELGPSYVFLASDDASFITGQVIHVNGGEVVNG encoded by the coding sequence ATGAAAACTCAAAAAACACCTGCCAAGCAAAACAAACAACCAGGGATAGAGGTGAAGATGAATCCAAGACCTGAAGTAATTAAAGCAGACTATAAAGGAGCGGCGAAACTAAATGATAAGGTTGCACTGATTACCGGTGGAGATAGTGGTATTGGTCGTTCGGTAGCGGTTCATTTTGCAAGGGAGGGTGCCAATGTAGCTATTGTTTATCTGGATGAGGATATTGATGCAAAAGAAACCCAGAAAATGGTTGAAACTGAAGGGAAACAATGTTTATTGATTAAAGGGGATGTTAAAAAGTCTTCATTTTGCAGAAAAGCAGTAGAAACAACGGTTAAAAAGTTTGGAAAGATCAATATTTTGGTAAATAATGCCGGCATGCAGGTGCCGCAGAAAGATCCAAAAAAGATCGACGATAAACAGCTGGAAGATACCTTCCGTACAAATATATTTGGCTATTTTTACTTTGCACATGAGGTATTGGAGTATTTTCATGCAGGCGATACCATTATCAATACCACCTCGGTAACGGCTTATCGTTCTTCGCCAAATCTAATCGATTACTCTTCAACAAAAGGAGCAATAACTTCTTTTACGCGTTCGCTCGCTACAAATTTAGCCAAAACAGGTATCCGGGTTAATGCCGTGGCACCCGGACCCGTGTGGACACCACTCATTGTATCTACTTTTGATGAAAAAAAGATTAAATCATTTGGGTCTGAAACGGCCATGGAAAGGGCAGGCCAGCCCTCAGAACTTGGGCCATCTTATGTGTTCCTGGCTTCAGATGATGCATCATTTATAACAGGGCAGGTAATCCATGTAAATGGTGGGGAAGTGGTAAACGGTTAA
- a CDS encoding alpha-L-fucosidase, with product MKKTILSALLMLSLILPGYAQKRLGNETAAQKTKRMEWWTDARFGMFIHWGLYALPARHEWVRNYEHITNENYQKYFDQFNPDLFNPKKWAREAKEAGMKYAVLTTKHHEGFTLFDSKYTDYKATNTQAKRDLVKEFVEAFRAEGIKVGFYYSLIDWHHPDFPVDRYHPLRPDKDDEDQYAALNKNRDIAKYRKYLYDQVTELLTKYGKIDILWADFSYPGKHGKGRDDWGSVELLKQIRKLQPQIIVDNRLDLNDYEDGTDFETPEQVSPKELEKYRGKVWETCQTFSGSWGYHRDENTWKSNRKLLDLLITSVANGGNLLLNVGPTARGEFDNRANIALDSLGLWMHANSKSIYHCTFAPTEFKAPEGVKLTYNNDTKKLYMHLFEYPNTGYITLDGYKDKAKYAQFLHDNSEIQIDTQKSTGNTLVLKLPKKKPDFEIPVIELTLN from the coding sequence ATGAAAAAAACAATTTTATCAGCTTTATTGATGTTAAGCCTAATTTTACCTGGCTATGCTCAAAAACGCTTGGGTAATGAAACTGCCGCCCAAAAAACCAAAAGAATGGAATGGTGGACGGATGCCCGCTTTGGCATGTTTATCCACTGGGGCCTGTATGCATTGCCAGCCCGCCACGAGTGGGTAAGAAATTACGAACACATTACCAACGAAAACTATCAAAAATACTTTGATCAGTTTAATCCGGATTTATTTAACCCTAAAAAATGGGCCAGAGAAGCTAAAGAAGCAGGCATGAAATATGCAGTGTTAACGACCAAACACCATGAAGGTTTTACTTTATTTGACAGCAAATACACTGACTATAAAGCAACAAATACACAGGCCAAAAGAGATTTGGTTAAAGAATTCGTTGAGGCTTTCCGTGCCGAGGGTATAAAAGTAGGCTTCTACTATTCGCTGATTGATTGGCACCACCCCGATTTTCCTGTTGATAGGTACCATCCTTTAAGACCTGATAAAGACGATGAGGATCAGTATGCGGCATTGAACAAAAACAGAGATATAGCCAAATACCGTAAGTACTTATACGATCAGGTAACCGAACTACTTACCAAATACGGCAAAATCGACATTCTTTGGGCCGATTTTTCATATCCTGGCAAACATGGTAAAGGCCGTGATGATTGGGGTTCGGTAGAATTGCTTAAACAGATTAGAAAACTGCAGCCACAAATTATTGTAGATAACCGCCTAGATCTTAATGATTATGAAGATGGTACAGATTTCGAAACACCAGAACAGGTTAGTCCGAAAGAATTAGAAAAATACCGCGGTAAAGTTTGGGAAACCTGCCAAACATTTTCAGGCTCATGGGGATATCACCGTGATGAAAATACCTGGAAAAGCAACAGGAAGTTATTAGATCTGTTGATTACTTCGGTAGCCAATGGAGGCAATTTATTATTAAATGTTGGGCCTACAGCGCGTGGTGAGTTTGATAACAGGGCAAACATTGCTTTAGATAGCCTAGGCCTTTGGATGCACGCCAATTCAAAATCTATTTACCACTGCACTTTCGCGCCAACCGAATTTAAAGCGCCTGAAGGAGTAAAACTCACTTACAATAACGATACTAAAAAACTATATATGCATTTGTTCGAATATCCAAATACGGGCTACATTACGCTGGATGGGTATAAAGATAAGGCGAAATATGCGCAGTTTTTACACGATAACTCCGAAATACAGATTGATACCCAAAAATCAACTGGAAACACACTGGTATTAAAATTACCAAAGAAAAAACCCGACTTCGAAATCCCGGTAATCGAACTGACCTTAAATTAA
- the cobA gene encoding uroporphyrinogen-III C-methyltransferase, whose amino-acid sequence MNQKTADFGLFIMGGGPGDPELITMKAFNVLKRADVVLYDNLSNEKLLEIAPKTCKMIYVGKQPYGKYTPQEKINELIVENAQNYQVVVRLKGGDPFIFGRGFEELIYAEARGIKCHYIPGISSVQGAGFIDVPLTHRGISESVWILTGTKKDGSLTNDLKCAMKSSATVVIYMGMKKVGEISKAYCDAGLGDMPAAIIQHATLPNQKQVVCSVKSLQESAEQAELTYPAIIIIGNVVQAKAYANLNQGELLSA is encoded by the coding sequence ATGAATCAAAAAACTGCTGATTTTGGACTTTTTATAATGGGTGGAGGTCCTGGAGATCCGGAATTGATCACTATGAAGGCTTTTAATGTGTTAAAAAGAGCTGATGTTGTTCTTTATGATAACTTAAGTAATGAAAAATTACTAGAAATTGCTCCTAAAACATGTAAAATGATCTATGTTGGTAAGCAACCCTACGGAAAATACACGCCACAAGAGAAAATAAATGAATTAATTGTCGAAAATGCCCAAAATTATCAGGTTGTTGTACGTTTAAAGGGAGGAGATCCTTTTATTTTTGGTAGAGGATTCGAAGAATTGATTTATGCGGAGGCTAGAGGGATTAAATGCCATTACATTCCAGGTATCAGCAGTGTGCAGGGTGCAGGTTTTATAGATGTGCCTTTAACGCACCGTGGAATTAGTGAGAGTGTTTGGATACTTACCGGGACCAAGAAGGACGGAAGTTTAACTAACGATCTAAAATGCGCCATGAAAAGTTCGGCTACAGTTGTTATATATATGGGTATGAAAAAAGTTGGCGAAATCTCTAAAGCTTATTGCGATGCGGGTTTAGGTGATATGCCTGCGGCAATTATTCAACATGCTACCTTACCCAACCAAAAACAAGTGGTATGTTCGGTGAAAAGTTTACAGGAATCTGCAGAACAAGCGGAATTAACATATCCGGCTATTATTATTATAGGGAATGTGGTGCAGGCTAAAGCTTATGCGAACTTAAATCAAGGAGAACTTTTATCAGCATAG
- the nirB gene encoding nitrite reductase large subunit NirB: protein MHLSEYFNGKTAEDLSLSTENWYQEQNITLFLNNPVTKIDREQQKVYTANGLDYSYDILVFATGSGAFVPNIPGTEKEGVFVYRTIEDLDLISSYAKKARTASVIGGGLLGLEAAKALIDLGIEKTSIIEFAPRLMPRQIDAAGSDMLKSKLTDLGLQIHLNKNTTSIEGDGSITALKFSDDTVLDVDMLVISAGIKPRDELAKACGIEVGPRGGIVVDQKMQTNDPAVFAIGECALYDGMIYGLIAPGYEMAEVLAANLCEGDKAFTGFDMSTKLKLIGIDVASFGDNFITEPDCRTIIFENKHKGVYKRINVSNDGQYLLGGILIGDATAYNLLLQTSNNRIVLPENPEELILGARGGSEPASGAGITGLPDSALICSCEGVSKGDICSAVADGSCENIDDLKKCTKAGTGCGGCLPMVKDLMTYTLKSQGKYIKNVICEHFNYSRQELFDLIHIHELKSYDEVLDALGKNDGCEVCKPLVSSLLASLWNEMILKKGNDVAQDSNDRFLANIQKGGSYSVVPRVPGGEITPDKLIVIGEVAKKYNLYTKITGGQRIDMFGAHLNDLPIIWEELIAAGFESGHAYGKGLRTVKSCVGSTWCRFGLHDSVSFAIQIEERYRGIRAPHKFKSAVSGCIRECAEAQSKDFGIIATEKGWNLYVCGNGGSKPQHALLLATDLDSETCIKYIDRFLMFYIRTADPLTRTATWLNKMEGGIDYLRNVIINDSLGMATQWENEIEKLIASYKCEWKEAVENPAIRKRFSHFVNAPEDKDPTIEFVEMRGQKRTAEWKTV, encoded by the coding sequence GTGCATTTAAGTGAATATTTTAATGGCAAAACAGCCGAAGACCTCTCTCTTTCTACAGAAAACTGGTATCAGGAACAAAATATTACCCTATTTCTCAATAACCCGGTTACCAAAATAGATCGCGAACAGCAAAAAGTATATACAGCTAATGGTTTAGATTATAGCTACGATATTCTTGTTTTTGCTACGGGTTCTGGTGCTTTTGTGCCCAATATCCCTGGAACTGAGAAAGAAGGTGTTTTTGTTTACCGTACAATAGAAGATCTTGACCTGATTAGTAGCTATGCAAAAAAGGCCCGAACAGCTTCAGTTATTGGAGGTGGTTTATTAGGGCTCGAAGCGGCTAAGGCATTAATTGATCTGGGCATCGAAAAAACGAGTATCATTGAATTTGCACCTCGCTTAATGCCTAGGCAAATTGATGCCGCTGGTAGTGATATGCTTAAATCGAAGCTCACAGATTTAGGCTTGCAGATCCACTTAAATAAAAACACGACAAGCATTGAAGGCGATGGCTCTATTACGGCATTAAAGTTTAGTGACGATACTGTTTTAGATGTTGATATGCTGGTCATCTCTGCTGGTATAAAACCACGTGATGAACTGGCAAAGGCCTGTGGCATTGAGGTTGGTCCACGCGGTGGTATTGTTGTTGATCAAAAAATGCAGACCAATGATCCAGCTGTTTTTGCCATCGGCGAATGCGCTTTATACGATGGAATGATTTATGGTTTAATTGCACCAGGTTACGAAATGGCCGAAGTATTAGCCGCAAACCTTTGCGAAGGTGATAAAGCTTTCACAGGATTTGATATGAGCACCAAACTCAAACTAATTGGCATCGATGTGGCCAGTTTTGGTGATAATTTTATTACCGAACCCGATTGCCGTACAATTATCTTCGAAAACAAACACAAAGGGGTTTATAAAAGAATAAATGTTAGTAATGACGGGCAATACCTTTTAGGAGGTATATTAATTGGAGATGCAACAGCATATAACCTGCTGTTGCAGACCTCTAATAACCGGATTGTATTGCCAGAAAACCCTGAGGAACTGATACTGGGCGCACGTGGTGGAAGCGAACCAGCAAGCGGGGCTGGAATTACAGGTTTACCAGACAGTGCACTGATCTGTAGCTGTGAAGGCGTTAGCAAGGGCGATATCTGCTCGGCAGTCGCCGATGGCTCTTGCGAAAACATCGATGACCTGAAAAAATGTACCAAAGCAGGCACAGGTTGTGGTGGCTGCTTGCCAATGGTAAAAGATTTAATGACCTATACCTTAAAATCGCAAGGCAAATATATCAAAAATGTAATTTGCGAGCATTTCAACTACAGCAGGCAGGAACTTTTCGACCTTATTCATATCCACGAATTAAAAAGTTATGATGAAGTACTGGATGCGCTAGGTAAAAACGATGGCTGTGAGGTATGTAAACCATTAGTATCATCACTCCTAGCCAGCCTTTGGAATGAAATGATCCTTAAAAAAGGAAATGATGTAGCCCAAGATAGTAACGACCGTTTTCTGGCCAACATTCAAAAAGGTGGCTCATATTCTGTAGTACCGAGGGTTCCGGGCGGCGAAATTACACCCGACAAATTGATTGTAATTGGCGAAGTAGCTAAAAAATACAACCTGTACACTAAAATCACGGGAGGTCAGCGTATAGATATGTTCGGTGCACACCTTAACGACCTTCCTATCATCTGGGAAGAATTAATTGCGGCAGGTTTTGAAAGCGGACATGCTTACGGCAAGGGCTTAAGAACCGTTAAAAGCTGCGTTGGTAGCACCTGGTGCAGATTCGGCTTACATGACAGCGTAAGTTTCGCTATCCAAATTGAAGAAAGATACAGAGGCATCCGTGCACCACATAAATTCAAATCGGCAGTAAGCGGCTGTATAAGAGAATGTGCAGAAGCCCAAAGTAAAGATTTTGGCATTATTGCCACCGAAAAAGGCTGGAATTTATATGTATGCGGAAATGGTGGAAGCAAACCGCAACACGCCCTTTTACTGGCAACAGACTTAGATAGTGAAACCTGCATTAAATACATCGATAGATTTTTGATGTTTTACATCCGCACTGCCGATCCGCTTACCAGAACTGCAACCTGGCTCAACAAAATGGAAGGCGGAATAGATTACCTGCGGAATGTAATTATCAACGATAGTTTAGGAATGGCAACCCAATGGGAAAATGAAATTGAGAAGTTAATCGCCTCATATAAATGCGAATGGAAAGAAGCAGTTGAAAACCCTGCGATCAGAAAACGCTTCTCTCATTTTGTAAATGCACCTGAAGACAAAGATCCAACTATAGAATTTGTTGAAATGCGTGGACAAAAAAGAACCGCCGAATGGAAAACAGTTTAA
- the nirD gene encoding nitrite reductase small subunit NirD has translation MNEQSNWLAACRVEDAIENGGVCVKHGEDQIALFYFTRRNEWYATQNECPHKKQMALSRGMIGSTTDEPKVACPFHKKTFSLSTGECLSGDECAIKTYPVKIENGTVYIGTTPKS, from the coding sequence ATGAATGAACAATCAAATTGGCTAGCAGCCTGCCGAGTCGAGGATGCCATTGAGAATGGTGGCGTATGCGTAAAACATGGTGAAGATCAGATTGCACTTTTCTATTTCACCAGAAGAAATGAGTGGTATGCCACTCAAAATGAATGCCCGCATAAAAAGCAGATGGCATTAAGCCGCGGAATGATTGGCTCTACTACCGATGAACCTAAGGTAGCCTGCCCTTTCCACAAAAAAACATTCTCATTGAGCACTGGCGAATGTTTAAGTGGCGATGAGTGCGCAATAAAAACCTATCCTGTAAAGATAGAAAACGGAACTGTTTACATTGGTACAACACCAAAATCTTAA
- a CDS encoding MFS transporter — protein sequence MTLNSITKPLDKLNIFSLKGVQMKTFHITWLTFFFCFFAWFGMAPLMKIAREQLHLTKDQVGNIQIASVSATIIARLLIGRLIDKFGPKLIYTWLLVLCAIPVLLIGTSHSYTSFLLFRLAIGIIGASFVITQFHTSIMFASNIKGTANATAGGFGNAGGGAANLFMPLIASGFTALGFCSTEDSWRYAMIFPGVMLLVCAFLYHRYTLDTPQGDFKDLKDENIKSTKNTFLIAAKDYRTWILTIAYAACFGVEITVDNFAPIFFTDSFGATIAIAGMVAGIFGWINVFARPLGGIVADKIGKTWGFDGKTLLLALLLLIEGIGLIWFAKSGNIGMAIFMMFVFGLSLKMANGATYSLVPFINPLAVGSVAGIVGAGGNIGAMLIAFMFKAKAGHFTKNIIENGHNVQKDLIDYTSAFTFLGFIILGIGIAVFIFRTIMAQKAAEIEDLVLTPSK from the coding sequence ATGACACTAAACTCTATTACCAAACCGCTAGATAAATTAAATATATTTTCGCTCAAAGGTGTTCAAATGAAAACCTTTCACATCACCTGGCTAACTTTCTTCTTTTGCTTTTTTGCCTGGTTTGGCATGGCACCTTTAATGAAGATAGCCAGAGAGCAACTTCACCTCACTAAAGATCAGGTAGGAAATATCCAAATTGCTTCAGTATCAGCTACTATTATTGCCCGTTTGCTTATCGGAAGATTGATTGATAAATTTGGCCCCAAACTCATTTACACCTGGCTTTTGGTGCTTTGCGCCATTCCGGTCCTCTTAATCGGAACCAGCCATTCTTATACTTCATTTTTGCTTTTCCGCTTAGCTATTGGCATAATCGGCGCATCATTTGTAATTACCCAATTTCACACTTCCATTATGTTTGCCTCAAACATTAAAGGAACAGCAAATGCAACAGCAGGTGGTTTTGGCAATGCAGGTGGTGGTGCCGCCAATCTATTCATGCCTTTAATCGCATCGGGCTTTACTGCTTTAGGCTTTTGTAGTACCGAAGACAGCTGGCGTTATGCTATGATTTTCCCTGGTGTAATGCTTTTAGTATGTGCATTTTTATACCATCGTTATACTTTAGATACCCCACAGGGAGATTTTAAGGATTTAAAAGACGAAAACATAAAAAGCACCAAAAACACATTTTTAATCGCCGCAAAGGATTACCGCACCTGGATTTTAACCATTGCTTACGCGGCCTGTTTTGGTGTAGAAATTACCGTAGATAACTTTGCACCAATATTTTTTACTGATTCATTCGGTGCAACAATCGCCATAGCCGGAATGGTTGCAGGTATTTTTGGCTGGATCAATGTTTTTGCCAGACCATTAGGTGGCATTGTTGCCGATAAAATTGGCAAAACATGGGGATTTGATGGCAAAACACTTTTGCTTGCCTTACTGCTATTGATAGAGGGAATCGGCTTAATCTGGTTCGCAAAATCGGGCAATATCGGGATGGCCATTTTTATGATGTTTGTATTCGGTTTAAGTTTAAAAATGGCCAATGGAGCAACATACAGCTTAGTTCCTTTCATCAATCCGCTTGCAGTTGGCAGTGTAGCAGGCATTGTAGGTGCGGGCGGAAATATTGGCGCTATGCTTATTGCCTTTATGTTTAAAGCTAAAGCTGGTCACTTTACTAAAAATATAATCGAAAACGGACATAATGTTCAAAAAGACCTGATCGATTACACCAGCGCATTTACTTTTCTCGGTTTTATCATTCTAGGAATTGGCATTGCAGTATTCATTTTCAGAACCATTATGGCACAAAAAGCAGCTGAAATAGAAGACCTGGTGCTTACCCCCAGCAAATAA
- a CDS encoding molybdopterin-dependent oxidoreductase, whose translation MKEEKNISQNKTTTCCYCGVGCGIVVHKDIHERITVEGDKNHPVNKGMLCSKGMNLHYTANDKSDRLLYPEMRYNKNMPLQRVSWDTALERTAAVFKALIKKYGPDSVAFYASGQCLTEEYYVVNKLIKGFIGSNNIDTNSRLCMSSAVVGYKMSLGEDTVPISYDDIEIADCIFVAGANPAWCHPILWRRVEAAKQKNPDLKIIVSDPRKTQTCSLANVHLQLNPGTDITLHHAIGRCLIEDGKIDADFIINSTNGYEKYRSTVFSTSLAEAAATCGVTEYDIRLAASYIGNAKGFISMWTMGLNQSVVGTNKNLSLINLNLITGHIGKPGSGPFSLTGQPNAMGGREVGGLSNLLPAHRVLANENHRNEVEKFWQIPLGTIQSKPGLTATEMFDELNTGKLKAVWILCTNPLISLPDVRTAEEGLKKAKFVVVQDISNTVETLKYADVVLPAAAWVEKEGTMTNAGRYISYLSKVTDAPGEALADSEIICRFAKKMGYHGFDFKSAGEIYNEHAALTEGTNIDISGLNYEILREKRAVQWPYPKAEKALGTARLFTDHQFYTPDKKANILSFDDRNQSEALTPEHPLILTTGRIRDQWHTRSKTGKVNKLNQHISESFLEINPVDAEARSIKNNDIVEISSLRGNVRVKAKFSEDIKPGVVFMPMHWGKILNSDLNRVNNLTNNLVDPQSKEPDFKFSAVEVKLHQKVRQKIIVIGAGAGACGFVKSYRALNTEDDIDIFSKENFPFYNRVLLPDYIIGTLPWHSLIKMSDSEETDYRIKLHRGLGIEKINKESKTVIDSNGESHHYDVLLLATGSRAFVLKDIPKLNGIFTMRSRNDADSFKKHVDTTNGKVVIVGGGLLGIELATSLAETGSKVTIIQRISRLMGRQLDALGSQLLHEELLSKGIEIFYNDEVDRIIGEKSISGIRLKSGLLIDCESLVIAIGTVPNTELIKEAGIECKRGVVVDEYLRTSERDIYAIGEIAEFKGHMYGITAAAEQQAEIVARFLSGDIAKFYQGSLLMNILKMHSLELCSLGVTEIPNNDPTYEEIVFIDKAKRYYKKCIVHNDKLVGAILIGDKSEFLEFRNLIENKMELSEKRLQLLRSGKTTEPIIGKTVCSCNNVGEGNLINKIKDGCKDHLQLCQLTGAGMGCGSCRPEVKAILDSFVNVLKTEPKQVLVEK comes from the coding sequence TTGAAAGAAGAAAAAAACATATCGCAAAATAAAACAACTACCTGCTGCTATTGCGGTGTAGGCTGTGGCATTGTGGTACACAAAGATATCCATGAGCGGATAACGGTTGAAGGAGACAAAAACCACCCTGTAAACAAAGGCATGTTGTGCAGTAAAGGCATGAATCTTCATTACACAGCGAATGACAAAAGCGACAGGCTGCTTTATCCCGAAATGCGCTATAACAAAAATATGCCCCTCCAAAGAGTAAGTTGGGATACCGCACTAGAAAGAACAGCAGCTGTTTTCAAAGCGCTTATTAAAAAATATGGCCCTGATAGCGTGGCTTTTTATGCCAGCGGACAGTGTTTAACAGAAGAATATTACGTAGTAAATAAATTAATTAAAGGATTTATCGGTAGCAATAATATCGATACCAACAGCCGCTTATGTATGAGCAGTGCGGTTGTTGGTTATAAAATGAGCTTAGGTGAAGATACCGTGCCTATTAGTTACGATGATATTGAAATTGCCGATTGTATTTTTGTTGCAGGCGCAAACCCGGCATGGTGCCATCCTATCCTGTGGCGCCGGGTTGAAGCCGCAAAGCAAAAAAATCCTGACCTAAAGATCATTGTAAGCGACCCGCGAAAAACACAAACCTGCTCGCTCGCCAATGTCCATCTGCAGCTCAATCCAGGCACCGATATTACCCTTCACCACGCCATTGGCAGATGTTTAATTGAAGATGGAAAAATCGATGCTGATTTTATCATCAACAGCACCAATGGTTATGAAAAATACCGTTCTACTGTTTTCTCAACCTCTTTAGCAGAAGCGGCAGCAACTTGCGGTGTAACAGAATATGATATTCGTTTAGCGGCATCTTACATTGGGAATGCAAAAGGTTTTATCAGCATGTGGACTATGGGGCTTAACCAAAGTGTAGTAGGCACCAATAAAAACCTTTCGTTAATCAACTTAAACCTCATTACCGGCCATATCGGTAAACCTGGAAGCGGACCATTTTCACTTACCGGACAGCCAAATGCCATGGGCGGACGAGAAGTTGGCGGCTTAAGCAATTTATTGCCTGCACACCGTGTTTTAGCTAACGAAAATCACCGGAATGAGGTTGAAAAATTTTGGCAGATCCCATTGGGAACCATTCAATCTAAACCGGGCTTAACCGCAACAGAAATGTTCGATGAGCTGAATACCGGAAAACTCAAAGCAGTATGGATTTTATGCACCAATCCTTTAATCAGTCTTCCTGATGTTCGTACAGCCGAAGAAGGATTAAAAAAAGCAAAATTTGTGGTTGTTCAGGATATTAGCAATACCGTAGAAACCTTAAAATATGCTGATGTGGTATTACCTGCAGCCGCCTGGGTAGAAAAAGAAGGTACCATGACCAATGCCGGCCGTTATATTTCTTACCTCAGCAAAGTAACAGATGCGCCTGGAGAAGCCTTAGCAGATTCAGAAATTATCTGCCGGTTTGCAAAAAAAATGGGTTATCACGGCTTCGATTTTAAAAGTGCAGGCGAAATATACAATGAGCATGCAGCCCTAACCGAAGGAACTAACATTGATATCAGTGGACTTAATTATGAGATTTTAAGAGAAAAAAGAGCCGTTCAATGGCCATATCCAAAAGCGGAAAAAGCGCTTGGAACAGCTAGATTATTTACCGATCATCAATTTTACACGCCAGATAAAAAAGCGAATATTTTATCATTTGATGATCGGAACCAATCGGAAGCTTTAACACCAGAACATCCGCTGATTTTAACCACAGGAAGAATCAGGGATCAATGGCATACCCGAAGCAAAACAGGCAAGGTAAATAAACTGAACCAACACATTAGCGAATCTTTTTTAGAAATCAACCCGGTTGATGCGGAAGCTCGGAGCATTAAGAATAATGATATCGTCGAAATTTCAAGTTTACGTGGAAATGTTCGTGTAAAAGCAAAATTTTCGGAAGATATTAAACCCGGAGTGGTTTTTATGCCCATGCACTGGGGCAAAATCTTAAATAGTGATCTAAACCGGGTGAATAACCTCACCAATAACCTGGTTGACCCACAAAGCAAAGAACCCGATTTTAAATTTAGCGCCGTAGAAGTAAAATTACATCAAAAAGTCCGGCAAAAGATTATTGTTATTGGTGCGGGGGCTGGTGCATGTGGTTTTGTTAAAAGTTACAGGGCCTTAAACACAGAAGATGATATTGATATCTTTAGTAAAGAGAATTTTCCTTTTTACAACAGGGTACTTCTCCCCGATTATATTATTGGCACTTTACCCTGGCATAGCCTCATTAAAATGAGCGATAGCGAGGAAACCGATTATAGAATTAAACTGCACCGTGGACTAGGTATCGAAAAGATCAACAAAGAGAGTAAAACCGTTATCGATAGTAACGGAGAAAGCCACCATTACGACGTCCTGCTCCTGGCCACCGGAAGCAGGGCTTTTGTGCTTAAAGACATCCCGAAACTAAACGGCATATTTACCATGCGAAGCCGTAATGATGCCGACAGTTTTAAAAAACACGTGGATACCACAAATGGAAAAGTAGTAATTGTTGGTGGCGGTTTATTGGGGATCGAATTGGCTACATCTTTGGCCGAAACAGGATCAAAAGTGACCATTATCCAGCGGATATCGAGATTAATGGGTCGCCAGTTGGATGCATTAGGTAGTCAATTACTCCATGAAGAACTGCTCAGCAAAGGCATTGAGATTTTTTACAATGATGAAGTAGACCGGATTATTGGAGAAAAAAGCATTTCAGGTATCCGTTTAAAAAGTGGTCTATTGATCGATTGCGAATCTTTGGTGATCGCAATAGGCACCGTTCCGAATACAGAACTGATTAAAGAAGCAGGCATAGAATGTAAAAGAGGTGTTGTAGTTGATGAATACCTGAGAACAAGCGAAAGAGACATTTATGCCATTGGTGAAATTGCTGAATTTAAAGGCCATATGTACGGCATCACAGCAGCAGCAGAACAACAGGCTGAAATAGTAGCGCGATTTCTTAGCGGAGACATTGCTAAATTTTACCAAGGTAGCTTGCTCATGAATATCCTTAAAATGCACAGTTTAGAACTCTGCTCTTTGGGTGTGACCGAAATACCGAACAACGACCCCACTTACGAAGAAATTGTTTTCATCGACAAAGCAAAACGTTACTATAAAAAATGTATCGTACATAATGATAAATTGGTTGGAGCAATATTAATCGGTGATAAAAGTGAGTTTTTAGAGTTCCGCAACCTGATCGAAAATAAAATGGAGTTGAGTGAAAAACGGCTTCAATTGTTAAGGAGTGGCAAAACAACCGAACCCATTATTGGCAAAACCGTATGTAGCTGCAACAATGTTGGCGAAGGCAACCTGATCAACAAAATTAAAGATGGCTGTAAAGATCATTTGCAGCTCTGCCAGTTAACTGGTGCCGGAATGGGTTGTGGTAGTTGTAGGCCAGAAGTAAAAGCAATTTTGGATTCGTTTGTAAACGTTTTAAAAACGGAACCTAAGCAGGTTTTAGTAGAGAAATGA